From a single Bacillus pumilus genomic region:
- a CDS encoding amino acid ABC transporter ATP-binding protein: MSMIAVKNLKKSFGDHEVLKDINAVIEEKEVVCVIGPSGSGKSTFLRCLNKLEDITAGEVVVHGHTITDPKVNINKVRQEVGMVFQHFNLFPHKTVLENITIAPIKVKGADKKAAVDKALDLLEKVGLKDKAKSYPNQLSGGQKQRVAIARALAMDPKVLLFDEPTSALDPEVVGDVLAVMKQLAVEGMTMIVVTHEMGFAREVGDRVIFMDGGYIVEEDKPEALFGNPQHERTKSFLSKVL, translated from the coding sequence ATGAGTATGATTGCGGTGAAAAATTTAAAGAAGTCCTTTGGCGATCATGAAGTCTTAAAGGATATTAATGCAGTCATCGAGGAAAAAGAGGTTGTGTGTGTCATTGGTCCTTCTGGATCAGGCAAAAGCACGTTTCTGAGATGTCTCAATAAATTAGAGGATATTACGGCTGGGGAAGTTGTTGTCCACGGACATACGATTACAGATCCGAAGGTAAATATCAATAAAGTACGACAAGAAGTCGGGATGGTGTTTCAACACTTTAATCTATTTCCTCATAAAACTGTTTTAGAAAACATCACGATCGCACCGATTAAGGTAAAGGGTGCCGACAAGAAAGCGGCAGTCGATAAAGCGTTAGACTTGCTTGAAAAGGTCGGCTTGAAAGACAAGGCCAAAAGCTACCCTAACCAATTATCTGGTGGACAAAAGCAGCGTGTTGCCATTGCAAGAGCCTTGGCGATGGACCCGAAAGTGTTATTATTCGATGAACCGACATCTGCTCTTGATCCTGAGGTTGTTGGGGATGTATTAGCTGTAATGAAACAGTTAGCCGTCGAAGGGATGACAATGATTGTGGTCACACATGAGATGGGCTTTGCAAGAGAGGTAGGAGACCGAGTGATCTTTATGGATGGTGGGTATATTGTCGAAGAAGACAAACCGGAAGCTCTCTTTGGAAACCCCCAGCATGAGCGTACAAAATCATTTCTTAGTAAGGTGTTATAA